The Prosthecomicrobium sp. N25 nucleotide sequence GGTCGGCCGGATCGCGGGCCGTCAGGGTCACGGCTGCGATCCCGACCGCACCGTTGGCGTGCCTCTGGTAGGCCGGGCGCCAGAAATTCTCGGGGAAATGCTGGCGGCAGGTGAAGAAGCCGGCTTCCGAGGGCGAGGCGGAGGTCGCCGGCCCGGGCATCGCGAAGGCGAGACTGAAGGCGACCGTGCGGACCTCGCCACCCGGCCCGGTGGCGGCGCGCTCGAAGTCGAAGCGCTCGAAGGTGGTCAGGCCGAGGGCGCCGTACTCGGCGATGTCGCGGTCGGAATCCCCCGATTCCAGGACGAGCATCGACGCACCCTCGCGCCGGGCCAGGAAGTCGCGGTTGAAGGCGCCGAAGGAGAAGCGGCCCGGGGTGGGGTCCGGGATCAGCGCCGGCCGGTCGACGGCCAGGATCTCCAGGAAGGCACCGTCGAACTGGACGAGGCGATTGCAGGTCCCCCAGGGGTGGCGGGCGGCCGGGGTCAGCGTGAAGCCGAGCCGCTCCCAGGATTCCGCCCCGGCGTCCAGGTCGTGGACGGGCAGGACGACGTGGTCGATGCCGCGCGGACCCGACATCTCAGACCGCCATCGCGGCGGCGTTCAGGATGCCGCCGGTCAGGGACACGGCGCCGAGGAACAGGCCCGCGGAGACTTCGCCCTTCTCGATCCGAGAGCTGACGTCCCGAAGCAGGGCGAGGCGCACGATCCAATAGACGACGACCTGGATCAGGATGGCGATCACGGCCCAGACCAGGAACTCCGCCAGCGCACGCGAGTGCATGGCCGCGGAGGCGAGCGGCAGCGCGTAGCCGATCATGCTTCCCCCGAAGGCGATCGCCGCCGCCGGATTGCCGGCCCGGATGAGCGCCAGTTCGTCATGGGCGGTGGCGATCCCGTAGACGGCCGAGTAGATCCCCACCATGCCGATCGACAAGCCGACATAGACGAGAAACGGCCCGAGCCCCTGCAGGCTGTCGGTCACCAGCGAGACATCCATTCCTCGTCCCCCCATCGTCGCGCGTCGCGGTCCCGTTCTAGCCGAGGCGGGTCAAACCGCAAAGCGCCGACCCTGTTCCCCGGGTAACAGCCCCGCCCTGTCGGCAAGCCTACCGTCCCCCCAGATGGCGGCACGAGCCGGCCGCCGGGGACGGGAGACGGGACGATGAACGCGATCAGGTACGTGGCGGCGGGCGGGGCGATCTACGGCGGGTTCTTCGGGTTCTTCTCGGCGGTGTTCGCGGCCGCGCATCCGGTCGCCGTCAATGCGCCGGCGAAGCCCGTGATCCAGTTCGTGCTGGCGATGCTGTGAGCGGGCCGGCCGTCAGACGAGCCGGCTCTGCTCCATCGCCGCACTGATGAAGGAGGTGAAGAGCGGGTGCGGCTCGAAGGGGCGGCTCTTCAGTTCGGGGTGGTACTGGACACCGACGAACCAGGGATGGTCCTTGAGCTCGACCGTCTCCGGCAGGACGCCGTCGGGCGACATGCCCGCGAAGGACATCCCCTTGGCCTCCAGCCGATCGCGGTAGGCGATGTTCACCTCGTAGCGGTGGCGGTGGCGCTCCAGGATCTCGGTCGCGCCGTAGATGGACGAGATCAGGCTGCCGGGCGCGAGCCGGGCCCGGTAGGCACCGAGCCGCATGGTGCCGCCGAGGT carries:
- a CDS encoding VOC family protein, with the translated sequence MSGPRGIDHVVLPVHDLDAGAESWERLGFTLTPAARHPWGTCNRLVQFDGAFLEILAVDRPALIPDPTPGRFSFGAFNRDFLARREGASMLVLESGDSDRDIAEYGALGLTTFERFDFERAATGPGGEVRTVAFSLAFAMPGPATSASPSEAGFFTCRQHFPENFWRPAYQRHANGAVGIAAVTLTARDPADHHAFLSAFVGTRTLHMTGYGLEIATPRGAIEVLTPQGFHFRYGLEPPLGGSEALSIAALRIAVRDLEAARGHLHASALAPMEHAGTLVVPAAALHGVTVAFEPASGAG
- a CDS encoding DUF350 domain-containing protein; protein product: MDVSLVTDSLQGLGPFLVYVGLSIGMVGIYSAVYGIATAHDELALIRAGNPAAAIAFGGSMIGYALPLASAAMHSRALAEFLVWAVIAILIQVVVYWIVRLALLRDVSSRIEKGEVSAGLFLGAVSLTGGILNAAAMAV